One uncultured Draconibacterium sp. genomic window, TTTTGCTTACGAAGCAACAATTACGAAAACAAACACGGTGAATGGAACACCCTCGAATTGGTCTGTTTCGAAAATAAAATTCTGCACATTGTAAACGGGCATGTGGTTATGGTGTTGCAAAATTCGAGGTACATCAAAAACGGAGAAAGTATACCGCTCAACAAAGGAAAAATACAATTACAGAGCGAAGCTACCGAGGTATTTTACAAGGACATTGCCATTCAACCGTTGGATGAACTCCCGTTTAAATATGCTCAGTATTTTGACTAATATTGTGGGAAAGTAATATAAAACACTATTGTCCTGTAAAAGATTCGTAGATGATGAGATTCTTCGCTTCTTATATTACGCTCAGAAAAACAAGGTATTATTCTTCAAAAATCATTGAATAAGGACGTGCTATTTCCTGTTGCAGTTCGCTTATGCCAATATTACGGCTTTTCCGAATGTATTCGCGGCCGTCGAAAAAGATAAGAATGGTAGGTGCAGCAAACACCTGATTCTGGGCGGCAACTTCGGGCAACATGTCCGACTTGATGTAAACCAGTTTAATTTTGGGAAATTCAGCATTAACAAGCTCTTCTACTTTTGGCTTTAACACCCTACACACATTACAGGCATCGGTTGAAAAATAAGCCAACACTGCTTCCTCGTTTTCTTTTAGTTGCAAGAATTCGTCGAATGATTTTATTTCGGTAAACATGATTTTTTGTTTGCGATTTCTACTTACAAATTTATTTCGAATGCAAGAACAAATCAGATTGATTTGAGTTCACAAGCGTTAATTTTGTCCCAACTCACCAAAGAATAAACCGCTTAGTAGGCACCAATACTTAGCAAAACCAAAGTACAGGCTTCTTCAACGGCAATGTTGCTTTTTGTTAAAAGTGCCGCAAGCTCATCGTTCTCTGTCCCCGGGTTAAAAATAACCCTGTTTGGTTTCAAATTAACAAGCTGATAGTAATATTCTTCCTGACGGCTAGGCCCCAAATACATACTCACCGTGTCCACCTTTTCGTTTATTGGAAATTCAGTTTGAATAACAACATCCTCCACTTTACCACTTCGTTTTGCAAGTGCTATTACATCGTGATTATGAAAGCGCAAAGCACGGATGGCTTTGTTTGAATAACGCGCCGGATTTTCGCTGGCACCAATAACCAGCGTTTTTTTATTCCCCATCATGATTTTTTAAGAAGTACCACTGCGTTTACCGACATTCCTTCTTCGCGTCCTTCGAAACCCAGTTTCTCGGTTGTGGTTGCTTTTACCGAAACCTGATCGATATCAATCCCCAAAACTTCGGCCATGGTTTGTTCCATTTCTGGAATATATGGTTTAAGTTTCGGTTGCTGTGCACTAATTGTTGAATCGATATTTACAATTTCGTATCCTTTCTCCTTTACCAAATCGTACGATTTTTTTAACAGGATTTTGCTGTCGATATTTTTAAACTCAGCAGCATTATCGGGGAAATGGGTACCTATATCGCGTAATTTTAAAGCTCCCAGCAGCGCATCGCAAATGGCATGAATAATAACATCACCATCGGAATGGGCTACAGTTCCTTTACTGTGAGGAACCAGAACACCGCCTAACCACAGGGTTTCTCCCTCGGCTAAACGGTGTACATCATATCCTTGTCCAATTCTGAAATCCATCAGCGTTGGCTACTAAATGCGTCAATATCAAATGATAGTGAAAAACGTAGAGTATTTTCCAGTGGGTGGTTGCGTTGTGTTGGCAACAAATAGGCAAAGTCGAGTGCAAATACATTCATTTTTAAACCTGCACCGGCCGTAATAAACTTACGGTTACCCTTGTTTTCGTGCTCGTAAAAATATCCGGCACGGAGCGCAAATTGTTTATTGTACCAGTATTCAACACCTACCGACCAGGTAATTTCCTGAAACTCTTCTTTCATTCCGCCCGGCGCATCGCCAAACGATTTAAAAATACCTTCGATAGTACCAATATCTGAGTTAATACCACCGGCCCAAATTACACCATCATCACCATAATCGGTTGAATCAACAGGAGGAGTTGG contains:
- a CDS encoding thioredoxin family protein, which produces MFTEIKSFDEFLQLKENEEAVLAYFSTDACNVCRVLKPKVEELVNAEFPKIKLVYIKSDMLPEVAAQNQVFAAPTILIFFDGREYIRKSRNIGISELQQEIARPYSMIFEE
- a CDS encoding CoA-binding protein, translated to MMGNKKTLVIGASENPARYSNKAIRALRFHNHDVIALAKRSGKVEDVVIQTEFPINEKVDTVSMYLGPSRQEEYYYQLVNLKPNRVIFNPGTENDELAALLTKSNIAVEEACTLVLLSIGAY
- the ispF gene encoding 2-C-methyl-D-erythritol 2,4-cyclodiphosphate synthase — translated: MDFRIGQGYDVHRLAEGETLWLGGVLVPHSKGTVAHSDGDVIIHAICDALLGALKLRDIGTHFPDNAAEFKNIDSKILLKKSYDLVKEKGYEIVNIDSTISAQQPKLKPYIPEMEQTMAEVLGIDIDQVSVKATTTEKLGFEGREEGMSVNAVVLLKKS